The Antarctobacter heliothermus genome includes a window with the following:
- a CDS encoding TRAP transporter small permease subunit produces MRILDFLETVIRSVGVGTAWLTVVPIAFFTGLQMLDRKLQLGVSAILPDLSTSLLFILIFMSFGFTYLRDGHVRVDVFRRNWPPRRFAWIELAGCLFVLLPLAIILTNYGWDGLMRTTKYAETDIWARRIAAVIGPVLLGFAGLVVVARNIAFLRGQHDSIAPSSQEDMPHGD; encoded by the coding sequence TTGCGCATACTTGATTTTCTGGAAACGGTCATCCGTTCCGTAGGTGTGGGCACCGCGTGGCTAACCGTGGTTCCAATCGCTTTTTTTACCGGCCTGCAAATGCTCGATCGCAAGCTTCAGCTTGGGGTGTCGGCCATCCTTCCCGATCTTTCCACCTCGCTACTCTTTATCCTCATTTTCATGTCGTTCGGATTTACATACCTGCGCGACGGGCATGTCCGCGTGGACGTCTTTCGACGAAACTGGCCGCCCCGCCGTTTCGCCTGGATCGAACTTGCTGGCTGTCTCTTCGTACTGCTGCCTCTGGCGATCATCCTGACCAATTATGGTTGGGATGGGCTGATGCGGACAACCAAGTACGCTGAGACCGACATCTGGGCACGGCGCATTGCCGCCGTGATCGGACCTGTCCTGCTGGGGTTTGCGGGCCTTGTCGTCGTGGCGCGCAACATCGCCTTCCTGCGCGGACAACACGACAGCATCGCGCCAAGCTCTCAGGAAGACATGCCACATGGAGACTGA